A window from Culex pipiens pallens isolate TS chromosome 3, TS_CPP_V2, whole genome shotgun sequence encodes these proteins:
- the LOC120424480 gene encoding nucleolar and coiled-body phosphoprotein 1 isoform X1, with protein MAAASETVLQALVFDYLSRKDKTFAEVYQKKFKSPVIAKGSPRLEEVVKQYQGSAPKKIAVSKSSAESGSEDSSDEDEPPAKVAKVVANGKPVTNGKPATNGKAPAVNGNGAKKGADTSSSSDDSSEEEEAPKKAAAAPVKATPVKTPAKAAPAKKAASSSDDSDSSEEEEAPKTPAKAPVKTPAKATPAAKPAPTKAAAKKQESSSDDSSSEEEAPKTPAKPAVAKVAAKATPVAKKAESSSDSDSSEDEAPAKAPAKTPVKQTPAKATPAKPAAAKKAESSDSESDSDDSEEEAPAAKKPAAPAKATPAKTPAKAVPAKKTESSSDSDSSEEEEAAPAKAPVKTPAKATPKAAPKKAASSSEDSSDDDEEESKQAAVKKPVPPAKKAAESSDDSSSDEDEAPAVKPLVKKPAAAAAKKKDESSEDSSSEEEDEAPAKKPAAAAAKPGQKRKAEEEKEEEDDDEEEEEEEESKPPAKKAAYSNFVKAGEGNNNKNNGKMQNGKGGERKSFGGFNNKDVGPAWECEKCNTFNDASMRSCKECKAWNTNADDSNDWECSCGFKNFPNRRQCFKCKSPNPAGGGGGGGNFAGGRKSFGGGANNGNDDQWECACGFKNFPSRNQCFKCKAANPSGGGGGGGGARKSFGDQNGGGRQFPPDWDCPSCGVSNFAKRGTCFKCSTANPDGTMGDNWECADCKFSNFPNRRSCFKCQKPNPNGGGGGGGGGGFQRGGGGGKFGGGSGGKFGGGSGGKFGQKGGFGGGRGGGDGGESKANKKITFDE; from the exons ATGGCTGCGGCAAGTGAGACCGTCCTGCAGGCGCTGGTTTTCGACTACCTTTCCCGGAAGGACAAAACGTTCGCCGAGGTCTACCAGAAGAAATTCAAATCG CCGGTCATCGCCAAGGGTTCTCCCCGGTTGGAGGAAGTGGTCAAGCAGTACCAGGGCTCGGCCCCGAAGAAGATTGCCGTGTCGAAATCTTCCGCCGAATCCGGTTCGGAGGATTCGTCCGACGAGGATGAACCGCCGGCAAAGGTGGCCAAGGTAGTGGCCAACGGCAAGCCAGTGACCAACGGAAAGCCAGCGACCAACGGAAAGGCCCCGGCGGTTAACGGAAACGgtgccaagaagggtgctgataCCTCCAGCAGTTCGGACGACAGTTCCGAAGAGGAGGAAGCGCCCAAGAAGGCGGCCGCTGCCCCAGTGAAGGCTACTCCGGTCAAGACCCCAGCAAAGGCTGCGCCTGccaagaaggctgcctcgagcAGCGACgattcggattcctcggaagAAGAGGAAGCCCCCAAGACCCCGGCAAAGGCACCAGTCAAGACCCCCGCCAAGGCCACGCCTGCGGCCAAACCCGCACCGACCAAGGCAGCAGCCAAGAAGCAGGAATCGTCCAGCGATGACAGCTCGTCCGAAGAGGAGGCCCCGAAAACTCCGGCCAAACCGGCCGTCGCCAAAGTCGCTGCTAAGGCCACGCCCGTAGCCAAGAAGGCTGAGTCGAGTAGCGATAGCGATTCCTCGGAAGATGAAGCTCCGGCCAAGGCCCCCGCAAAGACCCCGGTGAAGCAAACTCCGGCGAAGGCGACCCCAGCCAAGCCGGCCGCAGCGAAGAAGGCCGAATCCAGCGACAGCGAATCCGACTCGGACGATTCCGAAGAAGAAGCCCCAGCTGCCAAAAAGCCCGCTGCCCCAGCTAAGGCCACCCCGGCCAAGACCCCCGCAAAGGCTGTGCCGGCCAAGAAGACAGAGTCCAGCAGCGACAGCGATTCCTCGGAAGAAGAGGAAGCCGCCCCCGCTAAGGCACCGGTCAAGACCCCGGCCAAGGCCACGCCGAAGGCTGCCCCCAAGAAGGCCGCCTCGTCCTCCGAGGACAgctccgacgacgacgaagaggaGTCCAAGCAAGCCGCCGTGAAGAAGCCCGTGCCGCCGGCCAAGAAGGCGGCCGAGTCGAGCGACGATTCCAGCTCCGACGAGGACGAAGCTCCGGCTGTCAAACCGCTGGTGAAAAAGCCAGCTGCTGCCGCGGCCAAGAAGAAGGACGAATCCAGCGAGGACTCGAGCTCGGAAGAAGAAGACGAAGCTCCGGCGAAGAAGCCGGCTGCTGCTGCGGCCAAGCCCGGACAGAAGCGCAAGGCCGAGGAGGAGAAGGAAGAAGAGGACgacgatgaggaggaggaggaagaggaggagtCCAAGCCGCCGGCCAAGAAGGCCGCCTACAGCAACTTCGTCAAGGCGGGCGAaggcaacaacaacaagaacaacggCAAG ATGCAAAACGGCAAGGGTGGCGAGCGCAAATCGTTCGGCGGATTCAACAACAAGGATGTCGGCCCCGCCTGGGAGTGCGAAAAGTGCAACACGTTCAACGACGCCAGCATGCGCAGCTGCAAGGAGTGCAAGGCGTGGAACACCAACGCGGACGACTCGAACGACTGGGAGTGCTCGTGCGGCTTCAAGAACTTCCCGAACCGTCGCCAGTGCTTCAAGTGCAAATCGCCGAATCCGGCCGGAGGCGGCGGTGGCGGTGGAAACTTTGCGGGCGGTCGCAAGAGCTTCGGCGGCGGAGCCAACAACGGCAACGATGACCAGTGGGAGTGTGCGTGCGGGTTCAAGAACTTCCCCAGCAGAAATCAGTGCTTCAAGTGCAAGGCCGCGAATCCCAGCGGAGGCgggggtggtggtggcggtgccCGCAAGAGCTTCGGAGACCAGAACGGTGGCGGCCGTCAGTTCCCCCCGGACTGGGACTGCCCCAGCTGTGGAGTGTCCAACTTTGCCAAGCGTGGCACCTGCTTCAAGTGTTCGACGGCCAATCCGGACGGAACCATGGGCGATAACTGGGAGTGCGCCGACTGCAAGTTCTCCAacttcccgaacagacggtcTTGCTTCAAGTGCCAGAAGCCGAACCCGAACGGAggaggtggtggcggcggcggtggtggaTTCCAGCGTGGAGGAGGCGGTGGCAAGTTTGGCGGCGGAAGTGGAGGCAAATTTGGCGGTGGAAGCGGTGGCAAGTTTGGACAGAAGGGAGGATTCGGAGGAGGACGCGGCGGCGGTGACGGCGGTGAATCCAAGGCGAATAAGAAGATCACCTTCGATGAGTAG
- the LOC120424498 gene encoding charged multivesicular body protein 1b-2 — translation MSVSAMEKHMFNLKFAVKDLERQAKKSEKEEKAEILKTKKAIQKGNTEVARIHAENAIRQKNQSLNYLRMSARVDAVASRVQTALTTRQVTNSMAGVVKAMDAAMKGMNLEKISGLMDKFESQFEDLDVQSSYMENTMSQTTTTAVPQNDVESLMQRVADEAGLELNMELPSGPASSAIGASTQASTEQDELTARLARLRQAE, via the exons ATGTCTGTCTCGGCGATGGAAA AGCAtatgtttaatttaaaatttgcggTCAAGGATCTGGAACGGCAGGCGAAAAAGTCTGAGAAAGAGGAAAAAGCCGAAATCCTCAAGACAAAGAAGGCAATCCAAAAGGGCAACACGGAAGTGGCCCGCATCCACGCAGAGAATGCCATCCGGCAAAAGAACCAATCGCTAAACTATCTCCGGATGAGCGCCCGGGTGGATGCCGTTGCGAGTCGAGTTCAAACTGCGCTGACCACTCGCCAGGTCACCAACTCGATGGCGGGCGTCGTGAAGGCCATGGACGCCGCTATGAAGGGAATGAATCTGGAGAAAATCTCCGGCTTGATGGACAAATTCGAGTCGCAGTTCGAGGACTTGGACGTCCAGAGCTCGTACATGGAGAACACGATGtcgcagacgacgacgacggcggtaCCGCAGAACGACGTCGAATCGCTGATGCAGCGGGTGGCCGATGAGGCTGG CCTGGAGTTGAACATGGAACTCCCAAGTGGACCCGCATCGTCTGCGATCGGAGCGTCGACGCAGGCATCGACCGAACAGGACGAGCTAACCGCTCGTCTGGCGAGACTCCGCCAGGCGGAGTAA